A region of Bacillota bacterium DNA encodes the following proteins:
- a CDS encoding DUF362 domain-containing protein: protein MTEVALVDVKDGDILAGVIRAIDLIGGLGRFVRRGDLVVVKPNLFVSAPPETGRITHPEVILAIAKLCHGLGARVVIGERTRNVFLNLRNYPDIWDYADVISFDDTPLKLKQIPGAKAFYMSIVIPRIVDECDVFINVPGLRTHALSDISNGLKNLMGILPGDTTRFVHHLGLSDCIVDLNVGRPSDLTISDAIYTLHGNFPVGGKALKTNLLLASDNIVAIDATAARFLGFEPSDVEHLREASARGLGPISRDEIRLLGPNLDEFKFTFSRAEHGYEKYRKLLSFVDPAVCKNCRQAFASGLVAAVEEVGEERVKGIRVVLGPIEKPPSFPKERVLLYGSCTRRFKEHGLFISGCPPLASQAKEAILTISS from the coding sequence GTGACAGAAGTAGCACTTGTTGATGTCAAGGATGGCGATATCTTGGCGGGTGTGATCCGAGCGATAGATCTAATCGGGGGCCTTGGGAGATTCGTGAGGAGGGGCGACCTGGTGGTCGTCAAACCTAACCTCTTTGTTTCTGCCCCTCCGGAAACGGGGAGGATCACTCATCCCGAGGTAATTCTGGCAATCGCAAAGCTCTGTCATGGCTTGGGAGCTAGGGTCGTCATCGGGGAACGGACAAGAAATGTATTTTTAAACCTCCGTAATTACCCGGATATCTGGGATTATGCTGATGTGATAAGCTTTGACGATACCCCGCTTAAACTCAAACAGATCCCCGGGGCAAAGGCCTTTTATATGTCTATTGTCATCCCCAGGATAGTTGACGAGTGTGATGTCTTCATAAACGTACCGGGGCTTAGGACTCATGCCTTATCAGACATATCAAATGGACTCAAAAACCTCATGGGTATTCTTCCAGGGGATACTACTCGTTTTGTGCATCATTTGGGGCTGTCTGACTGCATCGTGGACCTCAATGTTGGAAGGCCTAGTGATCTTACTATTTCGGATGCAATTTACACACTCCATGGTAATTTTCCGGTAGGAGGCAAAGCCTTGAAAACAAACCTCCTCCTGGCTTCCGACAATATAGTGGCCATCGATGCCACGGCCGCAAGATTCCTCGGTTTTGAGCCTTCTGATGTGGAGCATTTAAGGGAGGCTTCTGCAAGGGGGCTTGGGCCTATTAGTCGAGACGAAATCCGGCTCTTGGGGCCAAATCTCGATGAGTTCAAATTTACGTTTAGTCGGGCCGAGCACGGCTATGAAAAATATAGAAAGCTCTTAAGTTTTGTGGACCCTGCCGTTTGCAAAAACTGCCGTCAGGCCTTCGCAAGCGGTCTCGTAGCTGCTGTTGAGGAGGTGGGGGAAGAGCGGGTTAAGGGGATACGGGTAGTCTTGGGGCCCATTGAAAAGCCACCCTCATTTCCGAAGGAACGGGTGTTACTTTATGGATCTTGTACACGCCGCTTCAAAGAGCATGGTCTTTTCATTTCTGGGTGTCCGCCTCTTGCTAGCCAGGCGAAAGAAGCCATTTTGACC